The Leopardus geoffroyi isolate Oge1 chromosome C3, O.geoffroyi_Oge1_pat1.0, whole genome shotgun sequence genomic interval AGAATTGCAAAGGTAAATAGACAAACCCACAGTTATAATCAGAGACCTCAAACTTCCTCTCTCAGTAATTGATGAAACAAGtcaacagaaaatcaataaggatatCAGAGACTTGATCAACTGACCTAATTGACCTTTACAGAACATTTATCTAAACAAATACTATGTTTTCAAAAGTGCActtggaacattcaccaagatagatcatattctgggccataaaaccttaagcttcttaaatttaaatcttaaatttaaaaggactgaGATCATATAAAGAGTATTGTCTCTACACAACAGTATCAAACCAGAAATCAAACAGAAGGATGTCtggaaaaatctccaaatatctagaaaataaaCACTACTCATCTAAATAACTCATGGGTCAAAGAACAAATCCCaaggtaaattagaaaatattttgaattaaatgaaaatacaacataccaatcTTGTGAGATGCAGCTAAAACAGtgattagaagaaaatttatagcattaaatgcttgtattagaaaataagaaagatttcaaatcaatAACTTAAGTTTTCACCCTAGGAAACTaggaagagaaaatcaaatcGAAAGTAAGTATaaggatgaaaataataaagagcagaaatgaatgaaatagaaaatagatttttaaaaaagtaggcaAAACCAATAAAGCCAAATAAAACCAATAAAGCAGAGAACTTAAATTAcctgatttaattttgtttgtttatttatttttgagagagagagagtatgcaaggaggggaggagcagagagagggagacacagaattgaagcaggctccaggctctgagctgtcagcatagagctcacaaactcacaaactgtgagatcatgacctgagctgaagttggacacttaacagactgagccaccgaggcaccccttacATTACCTGATTTAGAGACttctataaagctataataatcaaaacagtgtggtattggtagAGAGACAAAGATACAGATTAATGGTTCAAAACAGATCGTCTACAAGTAGACCTGAGCATATATGGTCATTTGAATTTCTATGAATCATCAAGGTAGTTCACTGGGGAGAAAAGATAGCCTTTTTAATAAATAGTGCTGGAATAAACAAATATCTAtatagaaaataagcaaacaagatCCAAAACCTTGATCCTTATCtcacaatataaaaattaacttaaaatgatcTTAGACCtaagagctgaaactataaaaattctagaagaaaatgtgagagaaaatccttgtggtttttgagttaaacaaagatttcttaaaacacaaagcataaaggggaaaatgaaaaattgaactttatcaaaactaaaaatgctTGTTCTTCAAAATACACTTAAGaacatgaaaaggcaagccatagactgggagaaaatatttgcaaaacatgtcTGATAAGGGAGTTTTATGCAAAATaacataaagaacttctacaactctcTAATAAGATAAGCAACCCAAAGAAAGTGGGCAAATacttcatcaaagaaaatattaaactgacttagaagcacatgaaaagatgctaagcatcattagtcattgggAAAATGGCAAATTAAAACTATGTACCATATATATCCATTAGAATGGCTACCAAGTAAAAGATTGACACAGTACCAACTGGGATGCAGGGAGGGGATTAACTGCAAAGGCATATGAGGGCACTTTGGGGAGAGATGGAAATATTCTACATCTTAATGTGGTAGTGACTATCTAAGGCTACATATTTGTCAAAAGCGATTGTACTGTGTAACacttaaaatcagtaaaattttaaACCACATATCTTGCATCTCTTCATACATGTAGTGTTCTGTTACTTCCTGTATATCCTAATAATTTGCTATACCGGGCAGTGAGGGCTGTAAGTGCCTTTAGAAGGACTTCAGTGTTGAACCATCATAGATTTTATGGAGTTTACAGCATCGAAGGGGATAAGTGCAGCTGTGGAAACATTCAGCCAAAGGGGTACCTAGGAAGagatttagaaaacagtttgggaaATGGACATTTATATAAGAGCTTCAAGGCAAGACATATTTTGAGAAATGCACTGAGCTATTTCACTGAGAACTTGTTATTATTGTCACTCAGCATGGTTTGTGTCAGGCCTGACTCCATAACCCTCCCAACGAAAACATCCTGAAACAATTTATAAAGTTCTCAGTACTAAATTTCTCACTCTCTAATGTGTAAATAGATGAATCTTTTCATTGAGTAGTTGCTTCCTTTTCTCAGTGGGAAgatgaaagtaaataaaagtaaatgccCAGAGTCAGTGCAGAGAAGCGGCAGGATGGGAACCTAAGTCCTTTTTACTAACTTTAACTTCATTGATCTTTCCAGTGCCCGAGACTTAGCAGAATTTCTACCCAacttgtttgtctgttttcagGCTTGAGAAATGGAATGTGAAAAGTAGAtattctattcttaaaaaaacaaatagttatAATATAGTAAAACTTTTAGGTTCTCTTATAATTGTAACTTCAGaaatatatgagtgaaatatatgAGTTGTGGTtctctatagagacagaaatcatAGAGATTTTAATGTGAAAGTCCCTATCTCCAAAGCAAGTGACTCTCACTGggatgtggtgggggggggggggggaatgggaggTCCTGTGACCTTGATTGAGGCAGCTGCCAGGTTAATCCACCAAATAAGAAGACATTTCTCTGGAAAGTCTTGTGCCCTGAATAGCTCCCATTAAACAGCTTGGACAAATTCTTCCACACAAGGCTGCTAACCCTCattaggaagggaggaaggggaacagGGGGTATCTTTCACTGTTGCTGCTCCCACTTCTAGAAAAATCACACTGCCACATGTATTCCCGATAAAATACTTAACTGTCCTCGGGTATCGATGATGGGAGTGGTCCCTGTGTTAACACCCGGGTGTAATTTGCATGAAAGTTGTGTAGGAAGAGGAAGGGCAATGGAGGGAAGCAGATTGGACCCAGAAATGGCCACAACAAGGCATGCCTGGGAGATGAGGCTCACAGAGACTGCTTTCCAAGGACAGCTGACCTGCTTTCTTCCCACCTTATTATTGCCCTGCTGTCTAAGATTGACTAGGGTGGGATGTCacttttgcaaaataaatttaaaaattaacacatgAAGTAGATCAAATGTTATTTTCCCCAAACTCTCTTTGCATTGAGGGAGCGTACAGCCTAGAAAGGTGGAGACTTAGAGGGCAATTTTGTAGTTCATGCACAGGGGCTTTGCACAATGTGACCTGTGACCTCTTtcacaggggttcctgggtgaaaTCTGATGTTAACAGGGCTCAAAGTGCATCCTGCAGAAGAATCTCTCTTCTGTGAGATTCAGTTTTTCCACAAGGCTGAACCCAAGccttgttgagaaaaaaaaaattttttttcaagaatgaagGCAGGGAAGACAACAGTGCTCCTCTGAtccaacaaaaagcaaaaccccaGTTCGCCACTGGTGGAGACTGCTGATGTCTAGTTTTTGCCATGACCAGTTTCTAACACATAATCTGCCTATATGATTAGGTGAAGAGAGAAGGTAAACAGGTTAAAgtagtgggtgcctgggtggttcggtgagttgagcatccgacttcagctcaggtcatgatctcgcggttcgtgggtttgcgCCCTGcatcgggtctgtgctgacagctcagagctcagagcctgcttcaggttctgtgtctccctctctctttgccccttcccctctaatgctctgtctctcaaaaataaataaacattaaaataaacaggaTAAAGTAGAGATTATATGGTATCAGAAATCACAGGCAGCAAAAGCAAGGGCAGGTTTCACTATGTGGATGGCTATGAAGAAAGCATGTGGGAACAGAACATTTGCCTTCTTAAAAGTTTGAAGGTGACTGAAGTGAGTTTACAAATCAGCAAGTGGGCCTGAGATGCTTCTGAGATTCTAAGGCAACATTATTCCCTGACATAATAAAGAAAGTTGAGACCATCAGTGAAATCAAGAACTTTTGTATCGCATCCTAAGTGTCCAGGGAATGACTAATGATAAAGTGTGAAATTCCAATAAGCTAACTTTGCATTGAACAAATACTAGTCTAGTGAGTTGGATTCTGAGGTGTTGAAAGTAAATCAGGCCGGCAAAAAATTCACAGAGGCCAGCAATATCTGATACTATGGTGAGATCTCTATCAACCTGTCCATATTCTTTGCAGTACTGAATGTCAATCACCCTACTCCACTGCTCTCCCATCTGCCTCACCCTTATCTTGCAGGCATGTGAATGTGAAGGCGCACCACATGGGCTCAGTGGATGGCAGACGAGAAGCATGACTCTCCCCCTGCAGCCTCTGAGACGCATTACAAAATGTATGGCAACAAAGCCCCAAACCTGAATTCTCAGAATGTAAACTGAACTCTTCAGACAATTATTCAGATCCACAATTATTCAGGATATTCCAATAAAATatggagttttctctctctccatttgccCCACTGAGTCCATGGCCAATACTTCTACCCACTGCTCTTCACTGCAAATAATGAGCAGACTATAAAGACACTAGGAACATTCTAGGGTACAAGGTGTCTGGCTATTAGACATTGGGGGCAGTTCCTACTCACACATAGTTGCAGACACGACAAGGACCCATGGAGATCCTACTGTCATTGCTGAACAGACAGCTAATGAGGCAGAAAGGAGCTATGATGGGAGCTTCCAGAAGAGTCAATGTCAACGCAGGAAAAAGTCAATGAGCCAGAAATAGCTGAGGGCTTTCAGTACCAGTCACCCTGAATTGCTTTTGAGCTACAGGCACAGGGAGCTGGGCATCAGGTCCAGCAGGGTCATTTACTCAAAAGCATGTGAGGTTTGAATCTTTAAATATTGTTAAGCTGATAATATTCAAAAGGCTATTAAAAGAGTAAGATGTTCATCCCTAAGCAAATCTTATAACAGTAATTAAGAAAATGCTTGACTTTGAGAAaggtgtctcaaaaataaagggtGCTGGCTTTATGACTCTTCTTTGGTTCTCATTTCTTGTGTCTGGTAGATGAACATTGCTCCTtctgctttttattcattcagaacTGACCTGGCTGAAATCCCCTTGATGTTGCTGCACCCAGGATATCTTTCAGAGATCTCTCTCAGGAAAGACTGTAGAGGTTTCAAAGAGACTGAGAAGTCACCTGGCCCACATTCCCACCAGTGCCAAGAATTTCCTATGTATCTTTGACAGGAGTCATCCGGCTGCCTCCTGGGTGCCTCTGATGTAAGCAAATGAAATGTGGTTTCTTAATCTGTGGAAACCCTGAATATTCCTGAACAAGTCCTTTGCTGGTCCTCCCTCTACTTTAAAAGCCGTGAATCCTCATGGCATTATTGACAACTTTTGAAACTGGCCTGTCCTAATGGCCATTTTGGAGGGTCCACTTATACTGGATTACTGAATAATTGCCCACTGAGTCTCTATTCTGAGTCAGGATTTGCCCCTCCATGCAGGTTTAGATAATGGAGCAATTACCCCTCCGGAAGTCACCTTGAGATGATTACATTGTAGAGAGTTTGAAGCCATTACTATTATCTAGAACTTGGTTCAAATTTTTAGATGGCTGAACCTCAAAGTTGGGGAGAAATTTATCTCTGAGCCTATAGAGTAGGGACATTATGGAAGAAACTATATGAGATGTTagttaagggaaaagaaaatatttcctaccCATTAAAGTAAAAATCAAGCACTGAATCTGACGCCAGATGTAGTGAAGTATAAGAAAAGCCAAAAGTGCTAGGCAGATTGCTAACTCCTgtgagaaaacaagaagaaagctTCACTGATATTAtcacaaataatatttttcaacatCATTTAGATGGATTTTGCATTTTGGTTTGGAGCCCTATTATATGCTCCTATTATGGGGTATTTCACACGGTTTTCAGAAAACAGCTCTTCCTGACTCAACTTCCACTAAATAGATAAGAAAGTTAATTaactttctagaaataaaattccCATAAATTTTCTAGAAAACATTATACTCCGTTTTTTAACCTAAAAACTACCTCAAGATGTTTCCTCATACcaattattttttgtcatttttcatttgtgaaaataaatatatgacacAAAAGCATGTTACTTTTAGTTTCCCAaacataatttccttttattatctCATGAAATTAAGGTTTACTTGAGCAGATAGTCAAGACAATGAgtacttttctgattttttaaaattgctgttTGTTGTTCATAATCACCTGATGACCCAGGAGCATGGAAACAGAGTATTTCTTTCACATCCCTTGTCTGAGCAACACTCACATCCACACATCATTTAAGAATGTTCATGGGTATGGAGCAACCATGAGCATCCTTCCTTGTAAAGAAATTGTAGAATATTTCTTCTGTGGAATCTTTGAGCCATGCAAACATTAGGAGTTTCTTAACTCCTTATAAGAAAAAGACATGGCCTTCaaagtatattatatttaaaaaaaaaaaaaagtattaagtgACCCTTAAAACCCCAAAAGTAGGAAAACCTGTGCTTTTCTGCTCCCAGCAGCACATGTTTAGGAAGCACTGGTTTAATCAAGCAAGACTATCTTTGTCTAGCCATAGCCAACACACTCCCAGAATCCATGAATTAACCAGAGGTTATTTTCCAGAGCAGACTTAGAACTCCGTTCAAATGTGCTCCTTCAGGGTTGCTGGGAATGACACAAAAGCAGGTGATTAGTGTTTAGAAGCCCAAGGAGGACACAAAAGGCTGAGCAAGGGCAAGTGGCCTTTGCGAAGGGAAACCAGTCACTGCAGACAAAGCAGCTTTAAACTGCATGCTTAAGGGCCAGGCTTGCGTGGACCACCTCCCTGGGGAACCAGGTGTGAGGTCACCACATATGGGTAGAGtgaagtcaattttttttttctgttttgttttacaagGCTTAAAAAACAAGCCAAAATTGGGGAATgagttgtttctgtgtttttcccaAGGCCAtggtttctttctgcccctttggAAGCCCTTCTTTCTTGCTGTGATTCCAGCAGGACGCTAGATGGCAGGGGGAAGCATTCAGACACAAGAGCATCAACACTAACCTGAGAAGTAGCTGCTGGTGAACTAGTTTCCTTACCACTCACTGCTGCCCTCTCACTGGCTGCAGCTTCTGCCACTTCTGCCTTCTGCACATTCGAATCCTCAGAACCAGGAGGCCCTATGTGTCCCAGACTTTCGCTCCCTGGGGTGGAAGGTGGGTTGGTGGTGGCTTTCCGGGTTTGGCCTTTATACCAACTAGGGTAAAACAAGGGATCCGCAGTGTCCGTTGCTGCAGGGactggagtttcagactctgtggtCTGCTGAGAGCCAGTGGGCACAACCTCCCCCTTAATCAGGACAGataaattcaaaagtaaaaaaaaaaaagaagaagaagaagaagaagaaaatgcagttGATTTTAGTTCCCTTTGGGTTTGAAAACTGTGAGCTCTCTGTGCAGTGTCTGATTTAGCGCATGTTTTAGTTCATCCCACCCTCTGCAAGTGCTAAGGGAAGGAAAGACGATAGCACTCCTCTCTCTGGGCACCTGcatgtgccttctctttcctgggCTTGTCCTTCCCTAGATGGCAGCCTGGGCAGAAAGACAGTGGACGACTAAAATGAAGGTTGCTTATAAAATAGCAGATATAGGAGAAAGGTCAAATTATTGGCCACGATTAATTTTTTGACATTCTTGGTGGGCTCCCCAAACCTCTTTCCTAAAATCCCAGATTGGTCTTATTGATCAAATCCAAGTCTTGTTAAGTTACCACACCTCTTTCAAATTCAGTGCAATTTGATTTCAAGATTCTAGGAACCATTAACAGTATTTCAGCCTGGTTTCCTATGGAGACAGAGCATAGAATATAATTCTGTAATTCAGAGTTTCCCCTCTGAGGTTTTGTTTCTATAGATAATCTCAATCCATTTTGAAAGCAGGTGCAAAACCAGGATTCCTTTTTGATGAATCTACATTGTCCACAAACTCCATAGGTTGAGACCTCTCTGCTGAAGGTGCCATGAAGTCAGCACAAGGACttgaaaactggacagtgacatctTAGAAGCTAAGAGTCAGCCAATCAGATACAGAATTTGGGATGAGTTATCtcctaagaaaattttaaaacaattctattaACACACAATCTCATCAAATGACAGATACCTAGAAAACTAGATGGCATTTGTTTGCCCACTTAATGAAAGATATGGTTATATTTCAGGGTAGGTGATAGGGACATAAACTAACATGGCTTCTctgtttacttccttttttatctACAGAAAATTCAAAGTTCTGAAGggacattcatttttatttctcacctTAGATTATTTATTACTCTGTACTCCATCTCTGTATCCAGAGCAGACTCAATCTGCGTGACATGGCTGTGAACTAACATGTTATACAcatacccctcccccatgcacacacaaTTTCCAAAGATTGCCTCAGATTCTAGTGGGAAAATCGTGTTAAACTAGGTCTTGCCAACCAGTTATAATAACACCAAACCTGTTGAATCATCTAGAGGACTTTTCTCCCTGACACTGCCTGTGCTGAATTCTTTGGTCTTCCAGATACAAATGTCTGGCCTTGTATGACCTTTCTCTTAAGGCAGAATAAATTGTTTAGCCTATTCAGCAAGGACACACCTGTGAATCCTGTAGGAAGGCATTTGTGAACAATTACCTGTGTCCCTGGGGCATCTGTGGCAGGTGGGAGGGCCGGAGGTGGCTCCGGGGAGGAAACTGGAAGCGCCCCTGGGGCAGCCTGGAGCTCTGAGGCCAGCTGAGAGGGCTCCGAGGCTTTCTCTGGACTTTCATCCTCTCCTGATGACTCTGTTCGAACATTTTCTACCTCTTCCACTtctacttgctctctttcttcttctcctccttcttctccttctcctcctccttcttcttctccttcttcttcttcttcttcttcttcatcttcatcttCTGGTAAGGTAAcgtgtttttaaaatcattataacTACCACTGCAGCTATTATATCAATTAATGGCCA includes:
- the TRIM55 gene encoding tripartite motif-containing protein 55 isoform X6 — its product is MCEEHEEERINIYCLNCEVPTCSLCKVFGAHKDCQVAPLTHVFQRQKSELSDGIAVLVGSNDRVQGVISQLEDTCKTIEECCKKQKQELCEKFDYLYGILEERKNEMTQVITRTQEEKLERVRALIKKYSDHLENVSKLVESGIQFMDEPEMAVFLQNAKTLLQKISEASKAFQMEKIEHGYENMNHFTVNLNREEKIIREIDFYREDEDEEEEEEEEGEEEGGGEGEEGGEEEREQVEVEEVENVRTESSGEDESPEKASEPSQLASELQAAPGALPVSSPEPPPALPPATDAPGTQGEVVPTGSQQTTESETPVPAATDTADPLFYPSWYKGQTRKATTNPPSTPGSESLGHIGPPGSEDSNVQKAEVAEAAASERAAVSGKETSSPAATSQVSVDALVSECFPLPSSVLLESQQERRASKGAERNHGLGKNTETTHSPILACFLSLVKQNRKKKLTSLYPYVVTSHLVPQGGGPRKPGP